One genomic region from Ailuropoda melanoleuca isolate Jingjing unplaced genomic scaffold, ASM200744v2 unplaced-scaffold2984, whole genome shotgun sequence encodes:
- the LOC117798277 gene encoding dual oxidase maturation factor 1 encodes MATLGRTFPFYVGRKPIFPMDITLAVIIAIFLTAVVTFIIILPGIRGKMRLFWLLRVVTSLFIGAVILAVNFSSEWFVGRVSTNTSYKAFSSEWISADVGLQVGLGGVNITLTGTPVQQLNETINYNEKFTWRLGENYAEEYTKALEKGLPDPVLYLAEKFTPNSPCGLHSQYRLAGHYTSAMLWVAFLCWLLANVMLSMPVLVYGGHMLLATGIFQLLGLLFFSTATSLTSPCALHLGTATLHTHHGPAFWITLTTGDAQP; translated from the exons ATGGCTACTTTGGGACGCACATTCCCCTTCTATGTGGGCCGCAAGCCGATCTTCCCAATGGACATCACATTGGCTGTCATCATCGCCATCTTTCTGACTGCAGTGGTCACCTTCATCATCATCCTGCCTGGCATTCGGGGCAAGATG AGGCTGTTCTGGCTGCTGCGAGTGGTGACCAGCTTATTCATCGGGGCTGTGATCCTGG CCGTGAATTTCAGTTCTGAGTGGTTTGTCGGCCGAGTCAGCACCAATACATCATACAAGGCCTTCAGTTCCGAATGGATCAGCGCTGATGTTGGGCTGCAGGTTGGTCTAGGAGGAGTCAACATTACACTCACAG ggaccccagtgcagcagctgaATGAGACCATCAATTACAATGAGAAGTTCACCTGGCGCCTGGGTGAAAACTATGCTGAGGAGTATACAAAGGCACTGGAGAAGGGGCTGCCGGACCCCGTGCTCTACCTGGCTGAGAAGTTCACCCCAAACAGCCCATGTGGTCTACACAGCCAGTATCGCCTGGCGGGACACTATACCTCAGCCATGCTCTG GGTGGCATtcctctgctggctgctggccaATGTGATGCTGTCCATGCCCGTGCTGGTCTATGGTGGCCACATGCTGCTGGCCACAGGCATCTTCCAGCTGTTGGGACTACTCTTCTTCTCCACGGCCACATCACTCACATCACCCTGTGCCCTGCACCTGGGTACTGCTACGCTGCACACTCACCACGGGCCTGCCTTCTGGATCACATTGACCACAGGTGACGCACAGCCCTGA